TGAAGCatttcttttcacagtaacttcatttgaagcctacttgtgataataagtgattttcatttcaccgtCACTAAAGCAATGTTGTGTAAGGTGATTCTTGTGAGCGAACATATTGGAACGCCATCGGATGAGTGGTCCGGTGTGAATGAGCCGTTCCAGAATGATGTAGGATGAGCAAATTCATTGTTCAGTTTATCCACTTACAATCACAGTTATCAATTATAGTCTCTTAGGACAGGAATAAGTTGTGGGCATTTTTTACCGTCTGAGTATTTACTGATATATTCAACAGAGACTGGGTGCAAAATAAAAACAACAACTTCCATGTTGTGATGCATGAAATGCCAGTCAAAAAGGTTTATGTGATTATGAATGTAAATATTTGCACTGAGCTGACAGAGTGAAGTTCTAGATATGAATATTCAAAAGTAATTGAGTTTCTGGATATCGGTATTCAAATAGAGCTCATGAGAGTAATGTTCTAGATGTACATTTCTAGGCAGAACTAATATGCTGAGGTTCTAgatataaatgtatttttttctctcttgaCAGTCTGATGATCTGCGGAAGAAAAAAGGATATCATATATCATCATTGAGGTGAGTTACTTGAacccatctcctctgaacctgtTCCGGGCATAATTGGAACTGGATTATTAGACTGAAATATGTTAACGTTTTCTGTATGTTTCCCTTATTGCAACACTAATTTTCAGTTGAGTGGTTTCCTGTGAGCTTTGTGTATATTGTGTGAGCTAGTGAACAGGTGAAGTTAACATCTCTGAGATCAAGCTGTTGCACAATTTGGTGAAATGTAGTAGAAGTAAGCTAGTTGGAAATACTGGCAAAAAAGAAACTATTTTGAGTAAAACTTTTAAGAAGCAAattgagcagactcaatggaccataGTACTGTACTGCAttggtctgtgagtgtgtgattaTTCTGTGAACACCACCAAGCCATCTAGCTGTGCAGGAGCATATTTATTCTTGTTTTTATTAAGTTTGTGACTTCTGCGGGCTGGCATTGACTTCTAGTGCAAACTCCAGGAATCGCACGTAAATATTTTGTTGCagcttttttaaagaaaaggttTTCTCCTTTTGTTTGCTCTTATGTACTAGTACTTCCTGTGCCTCAGACTGATTAATTCAGTTCTTCTCCATCATGGTTTGTTTAACTCTTGCCCTTAttgctgtttttaaaaagttttttcatTGGATGTGTGTTTGGCTGGCAAGGCCataatttattgcccatgccagaattacccttgaactgactgGCTTGCTAACCCAGAGGATATTTATGAGTTTACACATTCCTGTGGACccagagccacatgtaggccagaccagttaatgAAGGCAGATTTTATTCTGCTAATGGGCATTTGTGAACAATTTGCACCAATCAATGGTCACCAACTCACtttctattccagatttatttattgaatttaaattccatcagctggtgtggtgaaatttgaagtcatgtcctcaaagcattagcctggtgtcatgtgagagtacctttaagaaattggtgttttttatagaatagctgtagtgggtgtacctttaagaaatgggtgtttattactgcagtgatgtcagagtgtgggtggagctaggctgtctctcagcttttacttttgctttgggcttgcagctgcagggtgtgtttatttttagttttggagacgctgcaatcacagcaagatgtgtatgaatctctgaaaGCTTATGCAtgtccatttggtgatttcaatgtcgtaactgttctcagtagtgaagttaaacctgatgtatttctgtacaaagggttctttttgtcttatagatgttgcaaggaaagattaagagttactaatagcgtactgtattctttgggggatttattggtgttgatagttgttaagatgtttactgtggtttATAAAGTGCTAACTGGACTCATAaatgaacattgttttaatttaaaagtactttaagtCTCTGTTCACTACACCTGTAAGGTAAGCCCATttactccccataaccacaatctattaaaagttgtgggtcaggtgaactccatgatacactttggggttctctaaaccctggcccataacactgggtctctagattattagtccagtgacattaccacttcgCCACTGTTCTCTCTACTGTTAGTGATTGTGATCCTGGTTTAGTCCCATAAACTTTACTGTGATCTACGCTCACAGACCCTGAatcatatatattttttaaacattcACCTAATGTTTCTCACCACCATGTTGTATTGTTCCTTCCAATGCTTTCAATTAGCAAACTGTCCACAATATAAGGTAGTACAAGAGAAAATCCTTTCACTTAGTCTATGAACATAACCAGTGTTTTAATGACTATAAAATTTGCATCTCGCTGCCATTGCCTGGCACgttacaagaacataagaaagtATTCATAAATGACTTTCCCCCAGCTCATTCTCTGACACATTGGACAAAATTGTGGTGGTACCGTGCATGAAGATTTGAAGGTGGGACCGGGAGGAAACTTGGAAATTAGGACACAAGACGACAGGCCAACATGTTCCGGTGGAGGCGGGTGAACATAGGCAGCATCTACCCACCTGGTAGTGTTTCCAAGGATGCCTCTATTTTGGGATATCCTCATATTCTCCTTTCTGCCTGAGCATCATTCACCTTTCCCAATGGCTGTCCAAAGCTAAAGGCTCTCTGATTGGGCCTGTAGCCTCAGGATCCTGCTTGCCTGTAGGGACTCGCAGACAATGTGTGGAATCCGTCGAAGCAGGATGCATGAAACAACAGGTAGAAAGCGATGAACAAGGTTTTTCAGTAATACAgttgaattctccactccccaaagggtctTCCTCCCTGACCtacacccaggtcagggtttttataccaGTGAGGGCTCCCCTTGTTAAGGGGCAGCCCTGTCACCGTTaccggggaagttcatattctgtgGCGGTCACATGGAATCAGATCATCCTTATTCCTTGACCTCCATGCAGGTTATAACACAATGAGAATGATGTCTCCTGGTAGATCGCTCTGGAACCCCCCCCTTCGGCCACTGGGGCAGcaagcctgtgagcaaagatggttactcactccctcggctccccacagaagcccttccgccaggttaacGGTTTtctaaaggagtactaatcagcaccagcgtgaacacttgctggggagggtgctgaatgacaggaggccgttggatatggggtcgatcccattaattgtatggaaatggggcttaagtggtgataattggtttctcgccacacaaTGGTGAGATCCCTATTTTGCCCACGGGAGCGGGCCAGTTGTATTGCAGAgtgtttggtgcctggcgtggatcttgtttttggcctctcccgcttttCGCCGGTCTTGTTCCACTTGAGTGAGAGCGCAGcgagggcggagaatcacgccctttaaTTCTAGATGCTATCTACAGTTTTCCTGTAGAATGTTTCActattacccccaccccccctccccagcctcttAAACATTTGTGGAATTCGTGATTTAATTTTGGTTTAACCAAGATTCACTTATTcagttgtttttctctctctaggAAGGTTCTCTTTGAAGATTTCCGTACATGGTTGTCAGATATTCTTGGTGTAAAACTGGAGAGCACGGTGGATTTGTCCTGTGCTAAATATGAATACACAGGTATAAAACATTAAATAAATTATATTTAGGCATTGGATATATTGCACGCATATGACTTTATTGGGGTACTGTATGTGATATACTGGTGTTATTGCACATGTGGTATCACATTGGCACTTGTTTTACACTGGAGCGATTACATATGTGACATTTCACAAGCATTGTAGtcgccagaggtggcaatattacATAAAATCATACTTGCAATGGGAATACTGTACATctaggggggcgattctccaagccccgcgcttgggccagagaatcgccgcaactgcgaTGGCGCCAGCGTGTTTGGCGCGTCgccggccgccgattctctggcccgaatgggcagagcggccgcgccgatacaacagaatcccgccagcgccattcacccctggtcggcgggaactctgcgagaacggcggcctggggaggggggctccaaTGGGATCTGGCGCCgtgaaaggaggctggagtggcgttaaccgctccagcaccgtgctgggcccctgtgggggccagaatctgtcgtacctgttcacgatggcgcgaacacttgggctccatattggaaatCGCCCCCCCTGGTGCATGAAGACTTTGGTATACACTAGAGATAATAGGTGGGTCGTATGGTAAGCCCTGAAAATATTGCAGACAATGAATTAATTTGTCTCAGTTGTAAGGATGGTCTTTAATATTGCAATATTTTGCTCGTTTCAAATTTATTTTGGATGCCATGTTTAATGTACTGGATGTGTATAAAGAAAAGCACAGTTTTACCTTTCGCAATTTTAACCTGTTCCTGATGGCCATAAAGAACTGAATTTCAGAAGACTGAAAGAACTTTCAAGAGGATTGATTTATACAGCACCCCATCATGTCCCTCACAAATGGCACGAAGTGATTTGCACATAATAAAGTGTAGTGATTATCCATATATGTAAATACAATACCAATTTTAAATATGTCAGTAAGGTGAATGACTAATTAGTTTGTTTTTGGTGTTGGTTGAGTGGAGATAGCTGAACAGGGCATTGTGGGTACTCCCTGTTTTGTTGTCCGCTAAATCCAGAATAGGACCTCCATTTGAGGTTTTGTCAGATAAATATACTTTTAGCAATGCAGCATCATTGCAAAGCTACACTTGAATGTCAACATGAATTATGTTAAGAGTGAGGCTTGTTCTTATAATGTATATCTGAGGTAAAAGTGCTGCCAGGTAAAGTGAGCTTATGCTGATTTGGGTGAGGAAACCTGTGCTTCTTCAGGGAAATCATATGAAGGCTGATCAAGAAGTATTCTTCCACAGGTGCTGACATTTGTGCAATATTCTGAACAAAAAGTCCTTTCTCACATGAGATGGGATATGCAGTATTAACAGAGTTTTTGATCATCGGCCATCACAGCTGAAAATGCTGTTGCATGTCCACTCTGCCGGCAGCatgggctattgaattggatgcaGGGCCAATTTGGCAACGATTGCTAGGACCAGCTAACCATCAGCAAAGCCCCagaagaatacatttttaaaaaatccataaATACATCAGTCAAAATTGCTAAACTGAAACTGAAATACTAAAGCTGTGCTAAAACCTAAACCAATGATATTGCAGATGTGTTGCTCTGTCACGATGATGAGTTAGAAGGGCGGAGAATAGCATTCATCCTGTATCTCGTTCCTGAATAGGGAGCCGGTGATGGTGGCACTTTGGAACTTTATGATTCAGATGGTGAGTAGGATTAGCCACATATAACTGCATATTCCAGCTTTAGCCCTGACTTGGTGCCTCCACCCTGGGATGTGTTGATCTGATACTCAGCATAGTTTTGGGCATTAGCTTTGTATTGAATTTGAAGCTCCAATTCTTGTCAATTAACATTATGAATATCCTGATACACTACTGGATACTGGACATAcctatttgttatgggccaggattttaaaaatccggagtgtattatggagttcacctgacctataactttttgttGAAACTGACTAGGATGAgtacaagagccttcacttgaggtgtgattcaGTTGTCTGCCTAGATATTtcaatcaaaataagctttactctaagaacttagttaacatttatatataaacaaacagcaagaatttTGATCAATTACTAACATAAAGATACCCCACAGCTGCAGTAAcccatgtataacacttaatggaATTCCTCCTTTTACTGTTCCAGGAATTCCCCCTtttactgttccaattcaaaaacaaaatcgcaTAAACCAAAAAaaccttttcaagggcgtggccctgcactctacattCTCACTTGAaaaagactggctttccctgagagtCTGACCCTGACTCACCAGCGGGTTTAAGCCCTTTCTGAAAGCAAACTATATTTTTTGAGTGACTAAAGCAGGTtgctataatcaatgttttttttgttcCTGGAATaactctttgaaatgaaaatagaaagacgGGAACAAAACACTTCTTTTtccctgagtccacagcagtcaaatctgAAAGCGAATATAAAACTCATAcctacagctcagctccacccacaaaaatgaccactgaagtcatgtgataagacaaaaacctttcttaaagggacagtcccacGACATATTGTGTTATCATAATGCATCCGTGTACATGCTAACACTGAAAATTAAAGCTATTCGTAGGATTTGGGTGTTTACAAAcaatgaagctgcagcagggtAAGTGGATCTTGAGGGTGTGgccaatttcttttttttgataaatttagattacccaattattttttccaattaaggggcaatttagcgtggccaatccacctactctgcacatttttgggttgtgggggcgaaacccacgcagacacggagagaatgtgcaaactccacacggacagtgacccagagccgggatcgaacctgggacctcagcgccgtgaggcggttgtgctaaccactaggccaccgtgctgccctcgggttTGGACAGTTTCTAATGGTGGAACTCGGAATTAAAGTTGCTCGTGTGGCAGACCAAAACAAAATGAAGAAACACAAATTGGTTGTTGAATGTAAGGTAATCTCATGTAGGAAATTAGCATTCCTCTGTCTGTTATGCAAGAAATTGTGTCAGAAGTCTCTTCTTTTTTGTTCTGGCCTTCTACTGTTAACCCAGCCGTGGTTTCAAAGATTAAGGTCTGCATTTTTGAATATAGGATGGGTGAAAAACTAGATCAGAACTCTGTCCAACTTGAATGTCAGTTCTGCAATGTGACTGAAAAATGTGGTTGGTTTATTTTCTTTCACTTCAAAGTTAaggcagatttggaggtggggagggtggaagtTTTAATTTGATGATTCTCGTGTGGAATTGACACAAATTAATATTACAGTTTATAAATGGCAATTAAATAAATTTATTCTACATGCACGACTCTGAGACTTATCATTATGTACCTAAACTGATTGTCTTTTACAGAACATGATCAACCTCAGCAGATTGCCAAGTCTCTAACTCCATCATGGAACACATTAATTTTCTTTGAGGTTTCCCCTGTGTCTATCCATCAGGTACAGAAATTCAGAACATTCTGTAAATGGAGCTGAAAAATTCAGTGGTATCTGCACCTTATGCACTAGTTTGGTTTATGTGCTACGTAGCAGAGCATGTTAGGTATTGCTATTGTTTTCTTCATTGAGGGAGAGTTTGCTACGTAAAACGATATTCATTGTTGAAAAGTGATTTAATAAGCAAAAGATAGCTTGTCTCAGTGCAGTGTATGACATATCTGACTGAATTCAGTGCTTAATGCTACTCTGCATACCTTTCCTGTTCAGGTGTCTGAAATCCTGTCAGAGGAAAAGTGCCGTCTTTCTGTTAGCGGTTGGTTCCATGGaccatcattggcaaggccaccaTGCTACATCGAATCTCTTTCCTCTCGAAATCCACATATTGCAAGTGATGTAAGTACAGATTCTATCATCTTGGCCAGAATTAGCACTAAAGTGTTGTTCTGATTAAGATAGTTAACCACTAGCTTTTGGATATGGGAGCTGAATGCTGTTGTGAAGTCTCGCGTTACCATTTTTCCTCCAAGACTTGGGTTTCTATCCAGTACAAGACAGATGTGATGAAAGAGGGCTCCTCTTCTTTACAGCTGTTTAATATTTGAAATGAGCTTAGGTTGTAAACTATGATATGAATTTGACAAACATTTGGCACAATTGGCATTGGCCACAAACGTCACAAAAATGGCTGACATTGAAAATGGAAAAGATGATAATTGATGCAGTAGGGATTGATCTTCTGGGGTGGAGGTATGTTGTCGGCCTGAGTATGAGAAGTTGTGCTCTGTGTCTAACCCGTGTTATACCACATCTGTGAGTGTTTGATAGCAATGATGGTTAAAACTCCAACTGCTTCATTCaccaaaaatatattaaaaaaattagAACAAGAATAGGTCTGCCATTCCAATAACTCATAACAGTAACAAGAACAACATGTATTTTTATGGcatctttaatgtaatgaaatgtcTCAATGATGCCTATCATGGCTCCATATTATTTGTAACCCGTACCAAACAAAAATGTATCTTTTGTCTTTAGAATTCCAATTTAcccatcaacatatccttttgatggagagagttccagaatgcTATgaccattaggggctggtttagctcgctgagctaaatcgctggattttaaagcagaccaagcaggccagcagcacggttcgattcccgtaccagcctccctggacaggcgccggaatgtggtgactagggcttttcattgaagcctactcgtgacaataagcgattttcatttttcatttgtgtGAAAActgcttcctgtttttgcttctacGTAGACCAGCTCTAATTTTATGTCccaacacacccccaccaccccgcttCTTGATTTCCCTCACCAGAGGAAATACTTGCTCTATCCTATTCAGCTTCTTTAACATTTCAAGCATCATCATCATCAGATCACCCTTCAATCCTCTATACTCCAGGGAGCACAAGACATATATATTCAACCGGTCCTCCGCATTTAATCTTATAAAGCTAATGATTTTGTGGTGAATTACAAAGCAAGTTCCAATTTTTGAGCTTGTGATAGAAGGGAagaagggtggtgggtggagacCCTGCTTTCTTCCTACCTCCACCCAGAGTAAGTCTGCAGAAGGAAGGCTTGTCGCTGGCATTTCTGCCCTGGAGGCCACTCAAGGGCCTCATCCTGTTGCTGCTTTTTCTTACTGCCACTGCATCGCCTACTTCTGATAAGAAATTTTTTTCATCTTAAAAAATCTAAATCGCACAGCAAAGCGCGAACATGGTTCTCTTAAGAGGTGACACTGAGCTCTTGCTGGCTTACCAGCTGGTAGGAGAGACCCCAGTAAACTCCATTAAATCGAGCCCATTATTTTCGTAACAGGATATGGCCTAATTATCAGATCTTAAACCATTTTTAGTACCACGTTCTTGGTTTGCTGTGTTATTTTGTATTTTTTAAGTGAACATTTTCCAAAGTTACCAGGAGTAGGCTGTTGTGTAGTTGCTGAAAGTATATCCAGTAACAAGGACTTCCATTTATGTAACACCTTTAACATTATAAAATGGTCCAAGgtgtttcatagaaacatagcgCAACTAAATTAGAGTGTAAGCTGTATAATGAGATATTAGGGCAGGCGAACAAGAGCTCAGACAAACGGATAtattttaagaagcatcttaaatGAAGAGGAACAGgtagaattccaaagcttagggTAAAGATCGAATTTAAAGCACAGAACCAGTGCCATACCTCGAACACAGCAGGAACCTGACACTTTGGTGTCACTGCAATGGTAAGATTATCTCAATCGGATGAAATATGTTTGCTTCCTTTTATTATGTTTCAGGAGGAAATTCTATATGACTGGATCAATCCAATTTACCTGGATGTTTCAACTCAAGTTCGCATCCAAGATGAGTTTGAGGAGAAATCTGAGATACTTCTCAAGAACTTCTTCAAGGTGAAAGCTCAATTGCGGATTCGTTCAGCGGAAAGGCAAcagcccttttaaaaaaaaaaaatgcttgtgGAACATGAACAAGAAAATGGATATGATTCATTGACAACAACCATGGAAAGGCCCGTGGAATTAATCAATGTCTTTATTTGAGCGTTGGTATGAGGTGTCCTCTTTTGTTCACTGCTGGTTTGTTTATGATGATTATCATATTCAGATGTAATACATGGTGATGGATTCAGCTGttgtgggagaggagtgggctgTTATTTCTTTGGTTAAAGATTGCCACAGGAGTCAGATGTTATTAAAAGAAGAGAAACATAGACACTGAAAGCTAGTTTGGTACTTGGAACCCAACTATAAAGGCAGGTAGGCTGTGATGGACATGATACTTAAGGGAAGGGAGTCCTGTCCCAGGATTATACAAGGTTTATTCTGTTTAGATTAAGCTAAAACCCAAGGTAGAATAGGTTAACTTCTTTAATATCGTTACATTAAGTATGATTTAATGTTAGCAACCAATTGCTTCACACAATCCACTTTCCTAAATTGTGCAAGAAAGACTAGGAATTCAAAGCAATCTTTGCCTCACCTTTTTTTTAACTTGGTCCACCTTCAAAAAGATTGAAGAAGTAAAAATGCAAAAGACACAGGGAGTTTTATTCTTAGAAATCTTGCTACCATACAAATGGATATCGAATAGTGAGTCAACTCCCCGAAAAATAAGCTAATTAGACAACTTGTACGCGTGATTGACACTACTGCACCCGACAAGATGCATACAACAGTATCAGGGACATAAGGACGAGGAGCAGGATTAGGGAATtcatcccctcgagcctgctccaccattcaatacaatcttggctgatctcatcttggcctcaactccactttcctgcgcattccccataacccttcaacccattactaattaaaaatctatctattaccacaaatttactcaatgtcccggcatccactgcactctgaggtagtaaattccacagattcacaaccctttgagagaagtaatttctcctcatctctgttttaaatctgctaccccttatcctaaaactatgatctctcgttctagattgcctaaAAGAGAAAGCATCCACTCTGCGTCTACTTTGTCGATacattttatcatcttatatacctcaattaaatctcctctcattcttctaaactcaagaaagtataggcctaaactgcacaATCTCCCTTCATAGGACAAACCCCATATATCTGGAATCAATTGAATGAGCCTCCTCAGAACTGCCCCTAATTCAACTACATCCGTCCTAAAATAAAGGGACCAAAGCGGTAttgcggtctcaccaataccttgtacagttgcagcaacacgtcTCGAATTTGTTCCTTCTTTAATTTGTTCCAGATTAAAGAATCTGTTCCTTTTGCtatgaatgccaaaattccacatgccttccttattacctgcatactagttttctgagaTTCAGGTATAAAGACACCCAGCTTCCGCTGCTCCAAAGCACTCTTTAGCTTCTctacatttagataataagttgcctttccatctttccgaccaaaatggataacctcacacttatccatgttaaactccatctgccaaattttgacccATTCACCTCACCTATCTATATCAATTTGTAaagtcttatttcctcattgcaacttactgtccctcCTACTTtaatgtaatctgcaaatttggctatcgtaccttctatccctgcatccaagtcattaatatatattgtaaatagttgcggcCCGAGAACTAAAAGCTACGgcatcccactagttacatcttgacaCCCAGAATAAGAACCATTTTTCTCAACTCTCGGCCTTCTGTCGGTTAGCCAGTGTTCTATCCAATCTAATAAATTACCTCAAACCTCATGTGACCgtaccttgtgaattaaccttatGGAAGTCCAGATGTACTACATctccaggatccccattatccacttggcttgttacatgtTCGAAGAACTCTAGAAAAGTAGTCACACAATTTGCCCTTCTTAAACCATGCTGAGTCTAATTGATCACATTTTGACTGTCCAAATGTCCTGTtctttaataatagattctaacaatttcccaactgcagatgttaaactaactggtctatagttttgtactttctgtctccctccctttttgacgAAGGGCATTTTTGACATTAgcgtttttccaatccactgaaaCCTTTCCTGCATTCAGGAAATTttagaatattataaccaatggatccagcTGCCACGTCCTTTAAGATCCCAGGATGtggcccatcaggccctggggacttgtcggcCTTCAATCCAATAGTTTGTTCATTACTTTTTCTCTTCCGATTATTGTTCTAAGTTCCTcactttctattacctctgcattaTCTGTTACTATCGGGATtatactagtgtcctccaccgtgaaaattgaggtaaaatattgatttagcgtctctgccatttctgtgttcccaccATGAACTCCCCGGTCTGATTCTCCAAGGGATCAACATTCACTTTAtatactctcttcctttttatatacttatagaagcttttgccatccttttttatattttgccCTAGTTTTCTTTCATAGTTTACTTTTGTTCTTTTCATAACTTTGATCTTTAaacgtttcccaatcttccaaccTGCCACTGACTTTGCAATATGGTATACCTTAGTTTTTGTGTTATGTTATCTTTAGCTTCCATACTCAGCCACAGATATTTTCTCcccctcttacaatctttcttcttctcttgaatatattttagttgggagaaattgaatatctccttaaacaactgccactgctcatcagtcttttagtcttcctgcccagGCCACTAGGGCCAAATCTTTTCTCATGCTtacataattatctttattgaacTCCAGAACACGAGcgtgtgactccagtttcttccctcaAACTAAGTTTGAAATTCCATCATGATATGATCACAATTCCAAAAGGATTATTCGGAGGAATGTACAGATACTCAATTCTAGT
The window above is part of the Scyliorhinus canicula chromosome 9, sScyCan1.1, whole genome shotgun sequence genome. Proteins encoded here:
- the LOC119971469 gene encoding prolyl 3-hydroxylase OGFOD1-like, with amino-acid sequence MSSKRLRSDPESRVGGKRQLKHQELAELNPLLLEVKERVSEAWSRGLEYSHEKGLLVDIQPFTHCVISNFIQSQTFLEGLQNELLQLNFHEKSNDLYKFKQSDDLRKKKGYHISSLRKVLFEDFRTWLSDILGVKLESTVDLSCAKYEYTEHDQPQQIAKSLTPSWNTLIFFEVSPVSIHQVSEILSEEKCRLSVSGWFHGPSLARPPCYIESLSSRNPHIASDEEILYDWINPIYLDVSTQVRIQDEFEEKSEILLKNFFKLPRSLSGLMAILLQSIRRPDSEV